Proteins from one Deinococcus sp. AB2017081 genomic window:
- the pgi gene encoding glucose-6-phosphate isomerase, which translates to MPALPNNTAAWTALENHAQDAQNLSIPHLFQVDPQRGDRLTAEGAGLYLDYSKNRVTDDTLTLLLDLARETGVEAKRAAMFAGEKINVTEGRAVLHTALRAPRDATVMVDGRNVVPDVHDVLDRMAAFAEQVRSGRWLGFTGKPLKNIVNIGIGGSDLGPVMAYEALRHYAQKGLTLRFVSNVDGTDLTEKTRDLDPAETLVIVSSKTFTTQETMANAQSARTWLLAALEDDAAVARHFVAVSTNAEAVQIFGIDPANMFGFWDWVGGRYSMDSAIGLSVMLAVGPDGFRELLAGFHDMDEHFRTAPLERNLPVLLGMLGIWYNNFHDAQSHAVLPYDQYLAYFPAYLQQLDMESNGKHITLDGQTVTYQTGPVIWGQPGTNGQHAFYQLIHQGTKLIPCDFIGFCQTLNPLPLGNGAPHHDLLMANVFAQTEALAFGKTLEQVLAEGVPADLAPHRVFDGNRPTNTILADRLTPRTLGALIALYEHKVFVQGAVWNINSFDQWGVELGKVLAGKIVPELHAESEPELKHDSSTNALIRRYRARR; encoded by the coding sequence ATGCCTGCACTCCCGAATAACACCGCCGCCTGGACAGCGCTGGAAAACCACGCCCAGGACGCACAGAATCTCAGCATTCCGCACCTGTTCCAGGTCGATCCCCAGCGTGGCGATCGGCTGACCGCCGAGGGGGCCGGCCTTTACCTGGACTACAGCAAGAACCGTGTGACGGATGACACGTTGACGCTGTTGCTCGATCTGGCGCGGGAAACGGGCGTTGAAGCCAAGCGGGCGGCCATGTTCGCCGGCGAGAAGATCAACGTGACCGAGGGCCGCGCCGTGCTGCACACCGCGCTGCGCGCTCCACGCGACGCCACCGTGATGGTCGATGGTCGCAATGTCGTGCCCGACGTCCATGACGTGCTCGACCGCATGGCCGCCTTCGCGGAACAGGTACGCAGCGGAAGGTGGCTGGGCTTCACCGGGAAGCCCCTGAAGAACATCGTGAACATCGGCATCGGGGGCAGCGACCTGGGGCCGGTCATGGCCTACGAGGCGCTCAGGCACTACGCGCAGAAGGGATTGACCCTGCGCTTCGTGTCGAACGTGGACGGCACCGACCTGACCGAGAAGACCCGCGACCTCGATCCGGCCGAGACGCTGGTCATCGTGAGTTCGAAGACCTTCACCACGCAGGAGACGATGGCGAACGCCCAGAGCGCCCGCACGTGGCTGCTCGCGGCCCTGGAGGACGACGCGGCCGTGGCGCGGCACTTCGTGGCCGTGTCGACCAATGCCGAGGCCGTGCAGATATTCGGCATCGACCCCGCCAACATGTTCGGCTTCTGGGACTGGGTGGGCGGGCGCTATTCCATGGACAGCGCCATCGGCCTGAGCGTCATGCTGGCCGTGGGGCCGGACGGGTTCCGGGAGCTGCTCGCGGGCTTCCACGACATGGACGAACACTTCCGCACGGCGCCGCTGGAGCGGAACCTGCCCGTCCTGCTGGGGATGCTGGGCATCTGGTACAACAATTTCCACGACGCGCAGAGCCACGCCGTGCTGCCCTACGACCAGTACCTCGCCTATTTCCCCGCGTACCTGCAACAGCTGGACATGGAGAGCAACGGCAAGCACATCACGCTGGACGGGCAGACGGTCACGTACCAGACCGGGCCGGTCATCTGGGGGCAGCCGGGTACCAACGGGCAGCACGCCTTCTACCAGCTGATCCACCAGGGCACCAAGCTGATCCCCTGCGACTTCATCGGCTTCTGCCAGACCCTCAACCCCCTGCCGCTGGGGAACGGCGCCCCGCACCACGACCTGCTGATGGCGAACGTGTTCGCCCAGACCGAGGCGCTGGCCTTCGGCAAGACGCTGGAGCAGGTGCTCGCCGAGGGCGTTCCGGCTGACCTGGCCCCGCACCGGGTCTTCGACGGCAACCGGCCCACCAACACGATCCTCGCCGACCGACTGACACCCCGTACCCTGGGCGCCCTGATCGCCCTCTATGAGCACAAGGTCTTCGTGCAGGGCGCGGTGTGGAACATCAACTCCTTCGACCAGTGGGGCGTGGAACTGGGCAAGGTGCTCGCCGGAAAGATCGTGCCGGAACTGCACGCCGAATCCGAGCCGGAGCTGAAGCACGATTCCAGCACGAACGCGCTGATCCGGCGCTACCGCGCGCGGCGCTGA
- a CDS encoding TetR/AcrR family transcriptional regulator, protein MKVDRLEQEQARRDRIARVAFELFARGGLEATSAQDIARAAFVSRTNLYRYFPSKVHMLLAHFEKAVAESRDDALERLHAGANPQQVWDKVTLRMADLGVRYRHLVGAVGQAVLGAAHAPHTAQDSSTAPPGDALRTALTLGALVEPVLLAMQHRGNLRPEANVGMLSVLLVDACLLALLHGGHRDQREVQRDWQDRFSLLMHGALAPGALPAAVPVHAERD, encoded by the coding sequence GTGAAGGTGGATCGCCTTGAACAGGAACAGGCCCGGCGCGACCGCATCGCGCGGGTGGCGTTCGAGCTGTTCGCCCGTGGGGGCCTGGAGGCCACGAGTGCCCAGGACATCGCCCGCGCCGCGTTCGTGAGCCGCACCAACCTGTACCGGTACTTTCCGAGCAAGGTGCACATGCTGCTCGCCCACTTCGAGAAGGCGGTCGCCGAAAGCCGGGACGACGCCCTGGAACGCCTGCACGCGGGCGCGAACCCGCAGCAGGTGTGGGACAAGGTCACGCTGCGTATGGCGGATCTGGGGGTGCGCTACCGGCATCTCGTGGGCGCGGTGGGTCAGGCGGTTCTGGGAGCGGCCCACGCGCCCCACACCGCGCAGGATTCCAGCACCGCGCCCCCGGGCGACGCCCTGCGCACCGCGCTGACCCTGGGCGCGCTGGTGGAGCCGGTGCTGCTCGCCATGCAGCACCGGGGCAACCTGCGCCCCGAGGCGAACGTGGGGATGCTCAGTGTCCTGCTGGTTGATGCCTGCCTGCTGGCCCTGCTGCACGGCGGCCACCGTGACCAGCGCGAGGTGCAGCGTGACTGGCAGGACCGCTTCTCGCTGCTGATGCACGGTGCCCTGGCACCGGGAGCCCTGCCGGCAGCGGTTCCGGTGCACGCCGAGCGCGACTGA
- the hpf gene encoding ribosome hibernation-promoting factor, HPF/YfiA family translates to MHIYKLSGRNVEVTDAMRDYVEDKLTRLDRYSDQITDARVTLTVRDVRDAARRNRVEVQLNVPHGIIRAEEHHADMYAAIDKASDVLERQLRKFKTRYMKHRHDAVPQPEPGPAEADVNAGYDDVSEFKPEIVRTKRFELRPMSPEDAVAQMEALGHDFYVFVHMKSGHSAVVYRRRDGHYGLIEPSA, encoded by the coding sequence GTGCACATCTACAAGCTGTCCGGCCGGAACGTCGAAGTCACCGATGCGATGCGCGATTACGTGGAGGACAAGCTCACGCGGCTTGACCGCTACTCTGATCAGATCACGGACGCGCGGGTCACCCTGACGGTTCGAGATGTCCGCGACGCCGCCCGGCGCAACCGCGTCGAGGTGCAGCTCAACGTGCCCCACGGGATTATCCGCGCCGAGGAACACCATGCCGACATGTACGCCGCGATCGACAAGGCCAGCGACGTGCTCGAACGCCAGCTGCGCAAGTTCAAGACCCGCTACATGAAGCACCGCCACGACGCCGTGCCCCAGCCGGAGCCCGGCCCCGCCGAGGCCGACGTGAACGCCGGGTACGACGATGTCAGCGAGTTCAAACCCGAGATCGTGCGCACCAAGCGCTTCGAGCTGCGTCCCATGAGCCCAGAGGACGCCGTCGCGCAGATGGAGGCGCTCGGACACGACTTCTACGTGTTCGTCCACATGAAGTCCGGACACTCGGCCGTCGTGTACCGCCGCAGGGACGGCCACTACGGCCTGATCGAACCCAGCGCCTGA
- a CDS encoding butyrate kinase codes for MIAHVINPGTSGVKLACAVIDPSANAALPGQLRVTLTRDELGLTAPPTAQDVPELARRIVECTREWAAPDAIVGRGGLIGKVSAGIYAVTPELAAYAVDGERAQLPGNLGGPLALAVAQVHGVPAYIVDPQSVDELLPEARETGLRGVRRAAQFHALNARVVARRAAHEIGKRLPESRVVVAHLGATTSVTAFEHGRAIDTTGTGPDGGPMGALQSGPMPTRRLVALAREHGDDRVLQILAAESGFLSLAGSANLKDLEARAPSDPEVQAAAAAFVHQVCKAIGEQTGALGGRPDAIAITGGIARWDDLVDRIERRLAWIAPVLVIPGELELEALAEGAGRVLLGLEGAIEWTAPPRNAGT; via the coding sequence GTGATCGCGCACGTGATCAATCCTGGGACCAGCGGCGTGAAGCTCGCGTGCGCGGTCATCGACCCCAGCGCGAATGCGGCGCTGCCGGGGCAGCTGCGGGTGACCCTGACCCGTGACGAACTGGGCCTGACGGCGCCACCGACGGCCCAGGATGTCCCGGAACTGGCGCGGCGCATCGTGGAGTGCACCCGCGAATGGGCAGCGCCGGACGCGATCGTCGGTCGGGGGGGGCTGATCGGGAAGGTCAGCGCGGGGATCTACGCGGTCACCCCGGAGCTTGCGGCCTATGCCGTGGACGGCGAGCGGGCCCAGCTGCCGGGCAACCTGGGCGGCCCACTGGCGCTGGCGGTCGCGCAGGTGCACGGGGTGCCGGCGTACATCGTCGATCCGCAGAGTGTGGACGAACTGCTGCCCGAGGCCCGTGAGACCGGGCTGCGCGGCGTGCGGCGCGCGGCGCAGTTCCATGCCCTGAATGCCCGGGTCGTGGCCCGCCGCGCCGCCCACGAGATCGGCAAGCGCCTGCCGGAGTCGCGGGTGGTCGTCGCGCATCTGGGGGCCACGACCAGTGTCACGGCTTTCGAGCACGGCCGTGCCATCGACACCACGGGCACCGGCCCGGACGGCGGACCCATGGGCGCGCTCCAGAGTGGCCCCATGCCCACGCGCCGGCTCGTGGCCCTGGCCCGAGAGCACGGCGACGACCGCGTGCTCCAGATCCTGGCCGCCGAGTCCGGCTTTCTGTCGCTGGCGGGCAGCGCGAACCTGAAAGACCTGGAGGCCCGTGCCCCCAGCGATCCCGAGGTGCAGGCCGCCGCCGCTGCGTTCGTGCACCAGGTGTGCAAGGCGATCGGCGAGCAGACCGGCGCGCTGGGTGGACGGCCGGACGCCATCGCGATCACCGGGGGCATCGCCCGGTGGGACGATCTGGTCGACCGCATCGAGCGGCGGCTGGCATGGATCGCGCCGGTGCTGGTCATTCCGGGCGAGCTGGAACTCGAGGCCCTGGCCGAGGGGGCCGGGCGGGTGCTCCTGGGACTGGAGGGCGCGATCGAGTGGACGGCCCCCCCGCGGAACGCCGGAACCTGA